TCCTTGACCTTGCGGGAACCGCAGAAAATGGCACGAACCATGAAGACTCATTGTCTCGCACTGCTAAGATTGTCATGGCGGCAAATGGGCTGACGACGCCAAAATATGTGAAAAGTCCGATTGTGAGTCAAAGTGGGAGTAGCAAGAAAAAAAGACCTCCAAGTGTAAGTTGGGGATGTTTTCAATAACCACCCCTTGAGACTTAACTTCAGTACGTTGTATCGTTACTATCAGATTGTACACCTTTGGCTAAGCTTCAAGTGGAGATGCTTCTCTTTCAATGACTATCGGGACCCTTATTTCTCTTGCACAGAACCGCAGTGTGTGAAATAAGTGTCAGAGTAACTATTCTAAAGTATTGTTGGTGTTGCCTTATAGTAATACTTTCAATTCTTTTGTAGTTTGCAGAAGAGGTAACTGCATTCATAAAAAAAATCGACCCATCTAGTCTTGATGTTGAGAACCTCACTTTGGCAGGTAAGATTCCGTCTTTCTATGTGTTGCATTGAGTCTCTTAACTTCTTACTCGGGCTCTCTTTTGTAGTAATCTGGGTTCTAGTAACCCAACATTGCGTCACACCTTAAGTTGGACAAGTTGTGCACACAGAACATACTAAGAACTTGTTTTTGTTACTTCATTCCATCGACTCAACACAGCATGTGTAACTTGCTTAACACAGTCTATCATCTCGATCAAGGCATAAAGACCTCTGGTGCCATGtgtgtgatacatgtatcattgcaATGAGGTGTGTTGGAGTGTTCAACCCTTAACATCACGACGGAAAAACCAACGCCTCATCCTTTTTTAcgaaataataaataaatactaACAAACCTTCCTCCCCGCATGCCCATACCCACACCTCGGTTATTATACGTCGACAGACGGCCAAACGAgtaattgaagaagaagaagatttatTAACAATGATCCTTTCGAGTGTAAGTGTCAACATTTATTCAAATCaatgttatttttttcagatttacgCCACAAACTTGAGAAGTTGAAATGTCGGAAGCTTTCAAAGGAAGAGAAGAAGTATTTCTTCGAAAAGATTCAGGAATATTTGGAAAGTGTGTTCAGTGGAGAAGAGAAAGGGGAAACGTGTAAAACACCTGCTAAACAATCAAGAGTTATGAACTGTGATACTCCCAAGATAACTCCTGGTCTGTTTACTGTCACTAAAACAACACCAAAGTCAACGCCGACTATTCCTAAAACTCTACAAACTACTCCTTCTGTGAAAAGGACTCAAAAGAATTCTCCTACTGTGTCAAAGTCTCTTTTTGATAAGCGACATTCGGTTGGTACAACAGTTTATTTTGGTGGTAAATCGTTTCCAATTTCTCCACCATCGCAGGATGTAAGGAGCCCACAACAGTCACATAGAAACATTGTGAATGACCTATTTCCTACTGCTGGTTCACCGTCGTATCAGGCGGCATTGAGGAGGCAGGAACAGTCATATGAGGACAATGGGCATAAACAAGACCCTACTGCTGGTTCACTTGAGTTCCTGTCACACGTAAGGAGACAGGAGTCGTCAAGTCAAACTGCTTCGAAAACTCCCCAAAGTAATACCAAACCCAGGAGGAAAAGGAAAGCAGCACCTGTTACACCTGATACAAATGATGTCTGGTTGACAGCTACACCTGGAGAAGTATCGCAAGTGGTGAATATATCCGATGAGGAGGAGGAATGTACAAGGAATTCAGTCCCGAGACGGAGAGCAGTGTCGACTGCTAAACATCGCAAGATGCCAGAAGTCATTGATTTGACACCCAAAAGTTCCAAAGCGAAGGCAGTAGCAAAGAAGCGTAAGGTGTTACCCAGCACGTTGACGTCTCCAAGGGTGGCACCAGGTGTCAAGAGAAATACCGTCATGAACAATCCAAGGTAATACTGGTTCTGAGATTGTATACCTGTAACTTGAGGGAAACAAACTAAGGCGTTGGTGTCTTGTGATGGTCTGAAGCACAAAGTGGATGCTAGTTCTCATGAGCCATCTCGAAGCTGCAAAGTCTTTGTTCAATCAGTAATTTCGATTGGACGCACATCCTATGTTGAAAAGTACATTGTTCATTCATCTTTCAGCATGTACGAGAGTCAAGAACAGCCAGAGAACCAGTCACCACCAGCCAGGCAACCATCACCAGTTAGAACACAGTCGTTTGATACAGATCCATCTATCATTGAATGTCCTCTTTGTAAAGGTAAGCGAACTTGTTCATACAATTGGGGACATCATGCCCTCACCATGATGGCACGGTTGGGGAAGTCTCTTATTAATGACTAAAGTACAGTAATCACTGAGGACGCCATGCACTTTGCACAAGACTACCTCTGACATTTCATCTTGACTTATAAAGCTGTGAAGTCACCACACCACATAACTACCTTCACAAGTTTTCATTAGCAGATTCTTCTTCCTGTCTTATTTCAGATTCCTTCCCATTTAACCAAATAGAGTTACATGCCGCAGTCTGTGAGAGCTCTGGCTACGCATGTCCCAATACAAGTAGCTCATCTTTGACGGATCACGATGTCTTGACAGTGGATGGTGTTGCCTGCCCGATCTGCCAGCAGCCGTTTCCGGTCCTTGAGATAGAGGCTCATGCTGATCATTGTGCATGGACTGCTTACTCATAGGCTTGTTATGTACATGGACTTTATGATAGTAGTAATCTTCTAATCCAGCATTGTACATGAGGCGGTTGTCTACATCAATCATACAATAACAATACAACAGGAATAGGCATGTACATTAATGGGTTTATGGCGTATTGatataaataaataattgataacTTGATAAGTGCATTCTGTTTGTTCATGGTCGCGTTGGGTGAAATCACATGATAGGATGTCATCAAAGAACCTCTTCGAGCTGATCCTTCTCGCTTCAGTCATCTCTCGTGTCTTCATGAAGGAAAGTGGCTAACACACTATGAAAGAGGACAAACATAGACATGTGTTTGGATATTTTTATTTGAACATTGAGAAAAAGTTAAATGCCCTTAGGAGATGTGAGAAGATGATAGATATCACTGCTGGAAGTGTGACTTAAACCTTTGACAATGCTCCCCTTGTCTTGGTGAAACCTGACAAAGTCTTGTCTCTTGGTTGTTCCACTTGAGTCCTTGTTGGTGTAAATCGCAGCATCAACGATGTCCATTGAGAATTGcaaaatcagtcaggagccgTCACTATCTGGACGTTCACATCCGTTGAAGACAAATGCCGAACAATTGCTGCCCCTTGGCATTTAAAGTGATGACAGCTCTTGACTGATTTCGCTGTAGTTCTTCACACCTCTGAGCAGGACTCTATCGTTGTCTTTCTCAGTGAAGACAACATTACCAGTGGTATGATAGATGGTGATAACCCAAGGCACTCTAAAAATCTACGCAGCTATGAACTGTAAACTCAGCCAAGAGTCGTACAGACCTTGACATATGAAACGGTTAAAGTTATGTTGCCCTCTGGAAGGCCGTGACAATtcctgactggttttacagtTGGTGAATAGCTACTTGAGGTTGCAATAAAAAGTTTGTTAGATGTAAGAAACATGAAccattcttaaagggacacACAGACCGATGGCAAACCGCAATGGAACACATATCGAAACTGCAGGCTTTGGTTGGATTTCGATGTTATAACTTGTTATGTCTCAAAAGCCACTGACATATCTGGAACCATCAGCTAGTTTTCTCTGTTGATGAACTCCTTTATTGCATGCTACGATAGGAGTATGAACATTGTAAGCGGTTCTGTTTTCAAATGACCAACATGATAGAAAACACACATCAGTGACAGTGTAACGTCGTTCGCCGTCTGAACCTCCCTCGGTCTGTGTGATGAAGACTGTCGGATTTGATCCGTCTAACGTCCCCAGGTTTTCTTGATGCACTCGTAACAGCTCCAGTTCCAGATGTTCACACCGCACGTGTAACCTGGACAACAATCGGCGGTCGTCTTGCAGCAGTTTCGGGACGAATAGCATCGCTTCGCCACCTGCCTTGATCTGAAAAGAGGAGCAAATGacacattactgtaaaatcggtaaaGAGCCGATGTGTGATGCAATATGTGTCTTACACCTTTGAATGTGTATGTCGCAGACTATAGTCTTCTGTTGCGTTGGAATCCAGGATCACAACCTCCGACTAGTAATGTCTTTGATGTGTCTGCAAAAAGTATAGCCTTGGTGAGACCGAGCAGGCAGCGGGTGCAAAGATGCTGGTGCAGTCTGGCAGCCGATCTTTCGTGATCACTTGCTATTAAATGCTAACCATTGCCCTCATTATCTGTTGGGAAACACCTTCCTGCATTTTAGGAGGCGAAGGAGACCAGTATTGGAGTCGCTCAATGACCGTAATGGTCACATTATTAGATCGATGTGAGGTTGACTGCATGAGCTTTTGACatcaatgttattttcattgttaTGGTGTTATTGTACAAGTCTCTGAGGCAGTTAAGCGACTGGGGTTGCTTGCAACGATCACACAACTGCACACAACTCAAACTCTGTTTTGGCTACTCACCGTTTCCTCGTGGATTTGAATATGTCTAGCAGGTTGTTCCTTGACACGGGAAGCTCCTCGACATATTCTGCAGAAGAGGAACATAAATGATAGTCAGACGCGTTAGTCTGCGTTAACGAGGACGAACCGAGGACGCACTTCACACCAACAAAACACCGCATGGAGACACAATCTCTCACACTGACAAACTGGGGATAAAACCGCTTCCACCCGCCTTCTATCCCTAGCAAATCTCCCGAATGATTGTCTTATCAGCGCTAACATCTTTCATTAAACTAGTTGAACGGGGACAAGAGAAAGCGCAATGCCAATGGTGTTAACTCTCTCAGGAGTCGTCACAACCTTCAAACGTTCGACTCTTGCATCGCTGATGATATCGAAAGAGGAATATGACACCACTCTTTTCTTTGATGCTAATGAGTCGAGCTTGCGACACTTCTGTGTCTTTTCAGGAGTAACGAAAACTTACAAAAAAAactgacaacatttttttttcagtgtGTCCGTTATGAATCGTCCGTAAAAGCGTCTTTTACTGAGCACAGGCAATTTTCATGCATTAGTAATAGTAACACAATCCGTGATGTTTTATAATTGAGTTTCTAGCTTTGAGTCGTGATGGCGTCTGATTAATATCAGTATCGATTGAGGCTTTGGTGGGCGGATTCCGTTTGTTACATGTTTGGTCCCCTGGGACGACTGGTGAGTAGCGATAACGGAGCCGTGGGGACCTTGAGGCTGTAGCTGGTTATTGTCAATAAAATTGCAATAGCTGACGGGGCAAACACGGTCACCAGTTCTCCATGCAGTGAGTGCCATTCGGCCCCCATTTGTGAACCTCATCTCGATTCACTTATGTCAATGTATAAAAACAGTCAGGAGCCGCATTGACCTTGTTGAAGCTCGGTTGGTAATGATGTATCCCATTACAATAAAGAGCGCCACTCTTGGCCGATATTGGAGTAATATAACCGCTCCTTGGAGCTACAAGCGTTCACGGCTTCCAATATAGTCTGGCAGGGAAACATGCCCTCGGAAAGAGTATCCCGGGGAGAATGGTTATATCAGCCACCTTTTATCTCCGAGGTACTGAAGGTTTTAATGAGATCTCTATAGACCATACCATAACTCATATATCACCAGACAGGAAAGGACTCTATATCCAAAGAATATTTCAAACTGCTAACCGGGGCTCTGGTGTCATTGTAATCGGGTCTGCTGATGTTCGCCTATCTACCATCGACTGATCCATGGAAGATGAGTCAAAGGAAATCATTTGATGCAACAAACAAAATGACAATAACCATCTACTATTGATTTGTTGTCCGCCTCCATCCCCCCGCATGCTCCGTCAGCCGAAAGTGCACCGAGATTGAAAAGCAAGCGGAACGGATTTAGTCACTGATGGTAGTATTTATTACCGCGGACTTCACCTCGCGTTGGAAGGGATGGGTTTGGTGCGGGGGTCATTGATGCAATTAATCATTATGAGAATGGCACATGAAACATAACGATAAATGTCATTCCTACGCAATAAATTAAGAAAGGGCAGCTCGCAATTTGAAGCAAGATATCTGTACTGAAGTCAAATATCAAATTGTCTACCTTATCAAAGGGAAGATTCATCAATGATTTTCATAATTGTTTTACTTGTTCGTGCCAAGCTCCCAGGTGGAGACGGCATGTAGTATCCACACGATCTCTCCGACACCAGAATGCTCCAGAAGTTA
This is a stretch of genomic DNA from Lineus longissimus chromosome 2, tnLinLong1.2, whole genome shotgun sequence. It encodes these proteins:
- the LOC135483929 gene encoding uncharacterized protein LOC135483929, whose amino-acid sequence is MNCNYVPLALAYVLLLCLEAVLTRTTYNNPYDDEYPEVYQYEQLSLPAEYVEELPVSRNNLLDIFKSTRKRSRQVAKRCYSSRNCCKTTADCCPGYTCGVNIWNWSCYECIKKTWGR
- the LOC135483062 gene encoding uncharacterized protein LOC135483062, with translation MAPVAIKFVVTFTSQDLKYSAETLLTKNEAKYSKWLCAPKERSGVLEGVFQLERACVISGIDIGNAGSANIQFLVGKSSWPMSKDYVCLVPVTTLMKPRDIRDGLNKHGVRMFKEADFNEDAAKEKWDRIKVRLTQHLKKDKPFGLAMMRIKAEDEEMDTLKKTPQAVKQSTEERRQYNITAKNNRFASPSWKSASDFQRHFMKDMAEPERNIDAETVLKGKLLDLAGTAENGTNHEDSLSRTAKIVMAANGLTTPKYVKSPIVSQSGSSKKKRPPSFAEEVTAFIKKIDPSSLDVENLTLADLRHKLEKLKCRKLSKEEKKYFFEKIQEYLESVFSGEEKGETCKTPAKQSRVMNCDTPKITPGLFTVTKTTPKSTPTIPKTLQTTPSVKRTQKNSPTVSKSLFDKRHSVGTTVYFGGKSFPISPPSQDVRSPQQSHRNIVNDLFPTAGSPSYQAALRRQEQSYEDNGHKQDPTAGSLEFLSHVRRQESSSQTASKTPQSNTKPRRKRKAAPVTPDTNDVWLTATPGEVSQVVNISDEEEECTRNSVPRRRAVSTAKHRKMPEVIDLTPKSSKAKAVAKKRKVLPSTLTSPRVAPGVKRNTVMNNPSMYESQEQPENQSPPARQPSPVRTQSFDTDPSIIECPLCKDSFPFNQIELHAAVCESSGYACPNTSSSSLTDHDVLTVDGVACPICQQPFPVLEIEAHADHCAWTAYS